DNA from Geobacter sulfurreducens PCA:
GGCTGAGGGAGGCGTAGCGAAGCCGCTGAAACTTCCGGACAAGGTTGGTGACGAGCTCCGAGAGCTTCTCGTTATCGGCCGCCCGAAGGAACAGCTCATGAAAATCGTTGTGAATCCGGAAAAAGTGGCGTACGTCACCCTCATCCGCCAGGTGGCGCAATTTCTCGTTGATGGTTCGAAGCTTCTCGATTTCCTTGTCCGTGAGCTTCTCACAGGCGCGGCGGGCCGCATACCCCTCAAGAATGCTCTTGATGGCGTAAAATTCCTCCACATCACGGGGAGAGAAAAACGTGACAACCGCTCCTTTGCGCGGGATCACGGTCAGATATCCCTCCGACTCCAGCTGGCGGAACGCCTCCCGGATCGGTGTGCGGCTGATGCCGAACCGTTCGGCGAGATCAGGCTCGGCCACTTTTTCTCCCGGCTTGAGGGCGCCGGTCATGATGGCATCGCGAATGGTTTCGAGGATCTTTTCCCTGAGGGTGAGGTGCTTCTCCATCGGTTTTTTCATAAGTCCACTCCGGCGGGGGCTGACTTATTGTATACAGTATACAGGGATTGTCAAGCAGGAGTTAGCATGTTTTAAAAAAGAAAGGTCTGTTACAAAGCACCCTTACGCCCTTGCCATTTACGACACCGGATAGTATCCTTTGGCGCAAAGAACCTTAACCTCAGCGTCATCGGCCGGGGAAGCCGGAGGCAATTGCCGCGCTGGATCTCCTGGCGGCTTGTGACTCCTGCGCCGACACCACTCATAATAAACTCAAAGAAAGAGCTCTCTGACCATGTCCGATCGCATCCACGCCCATGTCCCCTACCCGATGCTGGCCGACAACCTGACGGCCGTCGCCGCCCGTGGGATCAATCCCGAAGTCCACTTTTCGGGTGAGGCCCTGGACTCCCTTGTCCCGGAAAAACTGATAGCCGTTGCCGACACCCTGAACGCCACCGGGCTGCGCTCCACCATTCATGCTCCCTTCGTGGACCTGAACCCAGGCTCGGCCGAACGCCTCATCCGCGAGGCTACCCGTCATCGGCTCAACCAGGTGATTGACGCCGCGGCAATCCTCAGGCCCGACGTGATCGTCTTCCATCCCG
Protein-coding regions in this window:
- a CDS encoding GntR family transcriptional regulator, translated to MKKPMEKHLTLREKILETIRDAIMTGALKPGEKVAEPDLAERFGISRTPIREAFRQLESEGYLTVIPRKGAVVTFFSPRDVEEFYAIKSILEGYAARRACEKLTDKEIEKLRTINEKLRHLADEGDVRHFFRIHNDFHELFLRAADNEKLSELVTNLVRKFQRLRYASLSLPGRMHISVKEHERIIEAFQSRNADMAETLVRKNAEYGGRVLMQETDGAPPLKPAEQAAALQLDI